In Rhodococcus pseudokoreensis, one DNA window encodes the following:
- a CDS encoding IS256 family transposase, whose amino-acid sequence MTETLDPMDQSKIDHQKLAQQLLAQARAEGVELVGPNGLLNQLTANVLEIALEAEMDEHLGYEKHQFTGRNGGNSRNGRRSKTVLTEIGPVEIQVPRDTDASFDPQIVKKRQRRLTGVDEIVLSLSAKGLTTGEIAAHFDDVYGASVSRETISKITDKVIAEMTDWSVRPLDPVYPVVFIDAIHVKIRDGQVANRPVYVAIGVTTAGEREILGLWAGDGGEGAKFWLAVLTEIRNRGVADVCMIVCDGLKGLPEAITTVWPLAVVQTCLIHLLRNTFRYASRQYWDEMSRDLRPIYTAVNESAARECFTEFADKWGPKYPAIVRLWENAWSEFVPFLDYDAEIRRVICSTNAIESLNARYRRAVRARGHFPSDQAALKCLYLATRALDPTGKGRARWVTRWKPALNAFAITFEGRITATGN is encoded by the coding sequence ATGACCGAAACACTTGATCCCATGGATCAGTCGAAGATTGACCACCAGAAGTTGGCCCAGCAACTGTTGGCTCAAGCCAGGGCCGAAGGTGTCGAGTTGGTCGGCCCGAACGGGTTACTCAACCAGCTCACCGCGAACGTCCTCGAGATCGCACTCGAAGCCGAGATGGACGAGCACCTCGGCTACGAGAAGCACCAGTTCACAGGCCGAAACGGAGGTAATTCCCGGAACGGACGCCGCAGCAAGACGGTGCTCACGGAAATCGGACCGGTCGAGATCCAGGTCCCCCGCGACACCGACGCTTCGTTCGATCCGCAGATCGTCAAGAAACGCCAGCGCCGGTTGACCGGTGTCGACGAGATCGTTCTGTCACTCTCGGCGAAGGGCCTGACCACCGGGGAAATCGCGGCGCACTTCGACGACGTCTACGGAGCATCGGTCTCGAGAGAGACGATCAGCAAGATCACCGACAAGGTGATCGCGGAGATGACCGACTGGTCCGTCCGTCCTCTCGACCCGGTGTATCCGGTGGTGTTCATCGATGCCATTCACGTCAAGATCCGCGACGGTCAGGTCGCCAACCGGCCCGTCTACGTCGCCATCGGCGTTACCACCGCCGGGGAACGCGAGATCCTCGGTTTGTGGGCCGGCGACGGTGGTGAGGGGGCCAAATTTTGGCTCGCCGTGCTGACCGAGATCCGCAACCGCGGCGTTGCAGATGTCTGCATGATCGTCTGTGACGGACTCAAGGGGCTGCCGGAGGCGATCACTACCGTGTGGCCTCTCGCGGTGGTACAGACGTGTCTGATTCACCTGTTGCGCAACACGTTCCGTTATGCCTCGCGGCAGTACTGGGACGAGATGTCGCGGGACTTGCGTCCGATCTACACCGCCGTCAACGAGTCCGCGGCCCGGGAGTGTTTCACCGAGTTCGCCGACAAGTGGGGTCCGAAGTATCCGGCGATCGTCCGGCTGTGGGAGAACGCCTGGAGCGAGTTCGTGCCGTTCCTTGATTACGACGCCGAGATCCGACGGGTCATCTGTTCGACGAATGCGATCGAGTCCCTCAATGCTCGCTACCGGCGGGCAGTACGGGCGCGTGGGCACTTCCCCAGCGACCAGGCCGCGCTCAAATGTCTCTACCTCGCCACCCGTGCGCTGGACCCAACCGGCAAGGGAAGAGCACGATGGGTGACGAGGTGGAAACCAGCCCTCAATGCGTTTGCTATCACATTCGAAGGCCGAATCACCGCAACTGGAAACTAA
- a CDS encoding IS701 family transposase: MDTAALDRVGEQLDTFVGEVFSSLARKDQREKAGLYARGLMLDGRRKSMQPMAQRLRVDHQQLQQFVTTSPWDVTPVRKTLSRRACGLIDPDAWVIDDTGFIKDGPASPGVARQYSGTLGKVGNCQIAVSVHAASDAASAPLDWRLFLPESWDDQSTTDPDAVAAITARRRRSAIPDTEHHRPKWAMAIEMIDELIEWGRIPPVVVADAGYGDTTAFRLALTERGIDYVVAVKGATSAHPGDAVPETAAYSGRGRPPTPRYGPHTTCKELVVAAGRKSLRTVTWRKGSKTDPTNPTASMRSRFAVLRVRPANRDIPRAEDGALPAVWLLAEWPTGADEPTDYWLSTLPEDTPLPELVRLAKIRWRVEHDYRELKTGLGLDHFEGRSWLGWHHHATLVTAAHLFLTTLRLTDPKAAGQD; encoded by the coding sequence ATGGATACAGCCGCTCTCGACCGTGTCGGGGAACAGTTGGATACGTTTGTCGGTGAGGTGTTCTCGTCGCTGGCGCGTAAGGATCAGCGCGAGAAGGCGGGGCTGTATGCCCGGGGGTTGATGCTCGACGGGCGGCGGAAGTCGATGCAGCCGATGGCGCAGCGGTTGCGGGTCGATCATCAACAGTTGCAGCAGTTCGTGACCACTTCGCCGTGGGATGTCACACCTGTGCGGAAAACACTGTCGCGCAGGGCGTGTGGTCTGATCGACCCGGATGCGTGGGTCATCGACGACACCGGGTTCATCAAGGACGGACCCGCCTCGCCGGGCGTGGCCCGGCAGTACTCGGGCACTCTCGGTAAGGTTGGCAACTGTCAGATCGCGGTCAGCGTGCACGCCGCCTCCGATGCCGCGTCCGCCCCGCTGGACTGGCGGCTGTTTCTGCCCGAGAGCTGGGACGATCAATCGACCACCGACCCCGACGCCGTCGCGGCGATCACCGCCCGCCGGCGACGGTCGGCGATCCCCGACACCGAGCACCACCGTCCCAAATGGGCGATGGCGATCGAGATGATCGACGAGCTGATCGAGTGGGGCCGGATCCCGCCGGTCGTGGTCGCGGACGCCGGATACGGCGACACCACCGCCTTCCGGCTCGCGCTGACCGAGCGGGGCATCGACTACGTCGTCGCCGTCAAGGGCGCGACCAGTGCCCATCCCGGCGACGCGGTCCCGGAGACCGCGGCCTACAGCGGCCGCGGGCGCCCGCCGACGCCCCGCTACGGCCCGCACACGACCTGCAAGGAGCTGGTCGTCGCTGCCGGACGCAAGTCCCTGCGCACCGTGACCTGGCGCAAGGGAAGCAAGACCGACCCCACCAACCCGACCGCGTCGATGCGCTCGCGGTTCGCCGTGTTGCGGGTCCGTCCGGCGAACCGGGACATCCCCCGCGCCGAGGACGGCGCCCTGCCCGCGGTGTGGTTGCTCGCCGAGTGGCCGACCGGAGCGGATGAGCCCACCGACTACTGGCTCTCCACCCTCCCCGAGGACACCCCGCTGCCCGAGCTGGTACGGCTGGCGAAGATCCGCTGGCGCGTCGAGCACGACTATCGGGAGCTGAAAACCGGTCTCGGACTGGATCATTTCGAGGGCCGTTCCTGGCTGGGCTGGCACCACCACGCCACCCTGGTCACCGCCGCCCACCTGTTCCTCACCACCCTCCGGCTCACCGACCCAAAAGCAGCCGGGCAGGACTGA
- a CDS encoding DUF6308 family protein translates to MGVRREALLSVQYAVSRVLGTERARLNPVREALRADDGALHRRLLPIREEAGLPEEISALRLFDVIAWMDGKYRGLGERSDRPGEDATSRGDRRSASWQFTMGRMGIRAAAAFQGHGGPATGSG, encoded by the coding sequence ATGGGTGTTCGGCGCGAAGCGCTGCTGTCAGTGCAATATGCCGTCAGTCGGGTGCTGGGTACCGAGCGGGCACGTCTGAATCCGGTCCGGGAGGCGCTCCGCGCCGACGACGGCGCGTTGCACCGCCGGTTGCTGCCGATCCGGGAGGAGGCCGGCCTGCCGGAGGAGATCTCGGCGCTGCGGCTGTTCGATGTGATCGCGTGGATGGACGGCAAGTACCGCGGCCTCGGAGAGCGCTCGGACCGACCCGGGGAAGATGCCACGTCCCGGGGTGACCGGCGGTCGGCTTCCTGGCAATTCACCATGGGGAGGATGGGGATTCGGGCAGCTGCCGCATTTCAAGGACATGGAGGCCCAGCGACTGGAAGCGGTTAA
- a CDS encoding amidase, translating to MADIHYWTAREQAAAIRNREISSEELVHAHLSRIEQIDPMINAMVTVQPEHALELARKADARTMSGESLGPLHGLPIAHKDTLETAGLRTTHGSPIFSDNIPTRSQLVVERTHAAGAIPIGKTNVPELGLGSHTVNPLFGATRNPYDRTRSAGGSSGGAAAALAAGLIPIADGSDTGGSLRNPASFNNILGIRSSASRVPTWPNKAAWGYLSVKGPLARNVGDLQLLLSVMSGPDPRSPISFEDDNPLFEYERSARGLKIAWAPDLGGLPVDPDVTATLAATVGALPSMGCHLEQACPDLSGADEVFLTLRAWQLELSYGPLLDTQRSALGPNAIWNIQQGRTLTGHDIGRAEILRTELFHRMRAFFDDYDLLLAPVSQVAPFPIEWNYPTTIDGEAMNTYLDWMKSAYLISATGCPAMSVPGGFTPTGLPVGLQIIGPHRNEARLLQLAHAIETATEFGQRRPHLPPTHI from the coding sequence ATGGCCGACATTCACTACTGGACCGCCCGCGAGCAAGCCGCCGCGATCCGAAACCGCGAGATCTCCTCGGAAGAACTCGTACACGCGCACCTGTCCCGGATCGAGCAGATCGATCCCATGATCAACGCCATGGTCACCGTCCAACCCGAGCACGCCCTCGAACTCGCACGAAAAGCCGACGCCCGCACTATGTCCGGTGAATCTCTCGGGCCTCTTCACGGGCTGCCGATCGCCCACAAGGACACCCTCGAGACCGCCGGGCTGCGCACCACCCATGGGTCCCCGATCTTCTCCGACAACATCCCGACCCGCAGCCAACTCGTGGTCGAACGAACCCACGCCGCCGGCGCAATCCCGATCGGCAAAACCAACGTCCCCGAACTCGGCCTGGGATCACACACCGTCAACCCCCTCTTCGGAGCGACCCGCAACCCCTACGACCGCACCCGCAGCGCCGGTGGCAGCAGTGGCGGCGCCGCCGCTGCCCTCGCCGCCGGCCTCATTCCCATCGCCGACGGCAGCGACACCGGTGGCTCGCTCCGCAACCCCGCGTCGTTCAACAACATCCTCGGGATCCGGTCCAGCGCCAGCCGTGTACCGACCTGGCCGAACAAAGCCGCATGGGGGTACCTGTCCGTCAAAGGCCCGCTCGCCCGGAACGTCGGCGACCTGCAACTGCTGCTGTCCGTGATGTCCGGGCCGGACCCCCGAAGTCCCATCAGCTTCGAAGACGACAACCCTCTGTTCGAGTACGAGCGGTCCGCGCGCGGACTCAAGATCGCCTGGGCACCGGACCTCGGCGGCCTCCCGGTCGACCCTGACGTCACCGCAACGCTGGCTGCGACCGTCGGCGCCCTGCCCTCGATGGGATGCCATCTCGAACAAGCATGCCCGGACCTCAGCGGCGCCGACGAGGTATTCCTCACCCTGCGAGCGTGGCAACTCGAACTCAGCTATGGACCACTCCTCGACACCCAGCGATCCGCACTCGGACCCAATGCCATCTGGAACATCCAACAAGGTCGCACCCTCACCGGCCACGACATCGGACGCGCTGAAATCCTGCGCACCGAACTTTTCCACCGCATGCGGGCCTTCTTCGACGACTACGACCTACTTCTCGCCCCCGTCAGCCAAGTCGCACCATTCCCCATCGAATGGAACTACCCCACTACCATCGACGGCGAGGCAATGAACACCTACCTCGACTGGATGAAATCCGCCTACCTGATCTCCGCCACCGGATGCCCAGCAATGTCGGTACCCGGCGGCTTCACCCCCACCGGACTACCCGTCGGCCTCCAAATCATCGGGCCCCACCGCAACGAAGCCCGCCTGCTCCAACTCGCCCACGCCATCGAAACCGCAACCGAGTTCGGGCAACGCCGCCCCCACCTCCCACCTACACACATATGA
- a CDS encoding SDR family NAD(P)-dependent oxidoreductase has translation MTFILPCDESLHQSRGATVFNNAGILFAGDVVDSEFTDFERVMAVDFWGVVYGTKAFLPYVMRSDRGHVVNTSSAFGLMAAPGYSAYNAANFAVRGFTESLRQEMQVGGHPVKVTCVVPGGVRTSIARRAGHAVGVDGDEVARSFEERIARTDPGEAARVILRGVERGKARVLVGPDARVVDVVTRVLGPAYQRVLPAAMRLQR, from the coding sequence ATGACTTTCATCCTTCCGTGTGATGAAAGCCTCCACCAGAGTCGGGGCGCAACAGTGTTCAACAACGCCGGGATCCTGTTCGCGGGTGATGTCGTGGATTCGGAGTTCACGGATTTCGAGCGGGTGATGGCGGTCGATTTCTGGGGAGTGGTGTATGGGACGAAGGCATTTTTGCCGTATGTGATGCGGTCCGATCGTGGGCATGTGGTGAACACGTCGTCGGCGTTCGGTCTCATGGCGGCGCCGGGATACTCGGCGTACAACGCTGCGAATTTCGCGGTGCGGGGGTTCACGGAGTCGCTGCGCCAGGAGATGCAGGTCGGTGGGCACCCGGTGAAGGTGACGTGTGTCGTTCCCGGCGGTGTCCGCACCTCGATCGCTCGCAGGGCTGGTCATGCGGTGGGCGTCGATGGTGATGAGGTTGCGCGGTCGTTCGAGGAACGTATCGCCAGAACGGATCCCGGCGAGGCTGCACGGGTGATTCTGCGGGGCGTGGAACGGGGCAAGGCGCGGGTGTTGGTGGGCCCGGATGCTCGGGTGGTTGATGTGGTGACCAGGGTGCTCGGGCCGGCGTATCAGCGGGTGTTGCCGGCGGCGATGCGTCTCCAGAGATGA
- a CDS encoding nucleotidyl transferase AbiEii/AbiGii toxin family protein, producing MRIDAASNAADLGLRALADLAAAACGQDYRIIGGHMVHILSHVYPTAAAVARVTADADAGMDAVVAGGADVHANLLARGYRRVKGNHYQAPSGDDTPLAVDLLVPLTTGRRMDTVYVGEHGFDAIPGLSLALAAPPVEVSVHARLHRGDTLVFDVLVPDVEAAVVLKVLAWHSRSAAKDVTDLCSLMAIVHEHKARLTGWKLGTAQSGTRGDAARALYVLVAMIDRQQRIDGLTMPAARLGALIRAHIREPVPGR from the coding sequence GTGCGGATCGATGCCGCCTCCAACGCGGCGGACCTGGGTTTGCGTGCGCTGGCGGATCTCGCTGCCGCCGCCTGCGGGCAGGACTACCGCATCATCGGCGGTCACATGGTGCACATTCTCAGCCACGTGTATCCCACCGCGGCGGCGGTGGCGCGGGTGACGGCGGACGCGGATGCGGGCATGGACGCCGTCGTCGCTGGTGGCGCGGATGTGCATGCGAACCTTCTCGCGCGCGGCTATCGGCGGGTGAAGGGCAATCACTATCAGGCCCCGTCCGGCGACGACACACCCCTGGCCGTAGATCTCCTGGTGCCGCTGACAACCGGCCGGCGCATGGACACCGTGTACGTGGGGGAGCACGGTTTCGATGCCATTCCGGGGCTGAGTCTGGCGTTGGCTGCCCCGCCGGTCGAGGTGTCGGTCCACGCGCGCCTGCACCGGGGAGACACTCTGGTCTTCGATGTGCTGGTTCCGGATGTCGAGGCAGCGGTGGTTCTGAAGGTGCTTGCGTGGCACAGTCGTTCGGCGGCAAAGGATGTCACCGATCTTTGCTCGCTGATGGCGATCGTGCACGAGCACAAGGCGCGACTGACGGGATGGAAGCTCGGTACCGCGCAGAGCGGAACACGCGGGGATGCTGCGCGGGCGTTGTATGTCTTGGTGGCGATGATCGATCGGCAGCAGCGGATCGATGGACTGACGATGCCGGCCGCGCGATTGGGAGCGCTGATTCGAGCCCACATACGCGAGCCCGTGCCCGGTCGGTAA
- a CDS encoding Nramp family divalent metal transporter has protein sequence MTEVQAKADYSPPTARPAPGWRGRLSYLGPGLVLAATSVGAGDMITSISGASLYGMGLLWVAALGLSIKFVVTEAVGRHYIASGTTIVAGVRTVAAWLPHLLFVFFLVVALVYGAGLSSVAALAVSTLFPAIPVVPASIVIAILAAAIVLYGRYTAFEQTMKWFILLKFGLMVTLAGITLAHLDDWGGFVQSLRPTFPSGSLIDVVALIGGVGGTAGIAAYSYWVREKKWNTRDWVPIMRIDAATSYAIVFVFVIATTIVGTGFVYGTGRSIKGADGLAALSEPLGADLGSATRVLFLVTFFMVVTAALVGGFNALAYLLSDSLRTIRQVPEDAAGSYVSEKSWVFRGFVLLCLTSSIVLVFTGRPVALVLVYAAVGSLVLPILSATLLVLLNRKNVTVSLRNGLASNAILIAALAMFVVLAAVQIMESF, from the coding sequence ATGACTGAAGTGCAAGCGAAGGCCGACTACTCGCCGCCGACGGCGCGCCCCGCACCGGGCTGGCGCGGGAGACTGTCCTATCTCGGACCCGGACTCGTCCTCGCCGCGACGAGCGTCGGCGCTGGCGACATGATCACCTCGATCTCGGGTGCGTCACTGTACGGGATGGGGTTGCTGTGGGTCGCAGCCCTCGGCCTGTCCATCAAGTTCGTGGTCACCGAAGCGGTCGGGCGGCACTACATCGCGTCGGGCACCACCATCGTCGCCGGCGTCCGCACCGTTGCGGCGTGGTTGCCACACCTGCTGTTCGTGTTTTTCCTGGTGGTGGCGCTGGTCTACGGTGCCGGACTGTCTTCGGTTGCTGCGCTGGCAGTTTCCACACTATTCCCCGCGATTCCGGTGGTACCGGCATCCATCGTGATCGCGATCCTGGCCGCCGCCATCGTCCTGTACGGCCGCTACACCGCATTCGAGCAGACGATGAAGTGGTTCATCCTCCTCAAATTCGGGTTGATGGTCACCCTCGCCGGAATCACACTGGCGCACCTCGACGACTGGGGTGGGTTCGTTCAGTCATTACGCCCCACTTTCCCGAGTGGATCGCTCATCGACGTCGTCGCGCTGATCGGCGGAGTCGGCGGCACCGCCGGGATCGCCGCGTACAGCTACTGGGTCCGCGAGAAGAAATGGAACACCCGCGACTGGGTTCCGATCATGCGAATCGACGCGGCAACGAGCTACGCCATCGTGTTCGTGTTCGTGATCGCCACGACCATCGTCGGGACCGGTTTCGTCTACGGGACAGGTCGATCCATCAAGGGAGCCGACGGCCTCGCCGCCCTCTCCGAACCCCTCGGCGCCGACCTCGGATCCGCCACCCGGGTGCTGTTCCTGGTTACCTTCTTCATGGTGGTCACCGCCGCCCTCGTCGGTGGATTCAACGCGCTGGCGTACCTGCTGTCGGACTCGCTGCGCACCATCCGCCAGGTCCCCGAAGACGCCGCCGGCTCCTACGTCTCCGAGAAAAGCTGGGTGTTCCGCGGCTTCGTGCTGCTGTGTCTGACCTCCTCCATAGTTCTCGTCTTCACCGGACGTCCCGTCGCGCTGGTGCTGGTCTATGCGGCCGTTGGCTCCCTCGTGCTGCCGATCCTGTCCGCCACCTTGCTGGTCCTGCTCAACCGGAAGAACGTCACGGTCTCGCTCCGCAACGGTCTGGCCTCCAACGCCATCCTCATAGCCGCACTGGCGATGTTCGTTGTCCTTGCCGCCGTGCAGATCATGGAGAGCTTCTGA
- a CDS encoding SDR family NAD(P)-dependent oxidoreductase, with product MSGRGSRLGYFGGRVVAVTGAGAGIGRELAVQLARAGARLALSDLDGSAVKETVDLCGAVSGSVFAAAVDVSDRNAVLGHAAEVGDRFGGVDAVCCAPTSVETEIVGFEHNELLV from the coding sequence ATGAGCGGGAGGGGAAGTCGGTTGGGTTACTTCGGGGGCCGTGTCGTCGCGGTGACGGGTGCCGGCGCCGGGATCGGTCGTGAGCTTGCCGTGCAGCTCGCGAGGGCGGGAGCGCGGTTGGCTCTCTCGGATCTGGACGGATCGGCGGTGAAGGAAACGGTGGATCTGTGTGGTGCGGTTTCGGGTTCAGTTTTCGCCGCCGCGGTGGATGTGTCGGACAGGAACGCGGTGTTGGGGCACGCTGCGGAGGTCGGGGACAGGTTCGGCGGGGTCGATGCGGTGTGTTGCGCCCCGACTTCAGTGGAGACTGAAATCGTTGGTTTCGAGCATAACGAGCTGCTCGTGTGA
- a CDS encoding Clp protease N-terminal domain-containing protein — translation MSAHRRAPPRPRGTSRSPAKTKKVPEGSLRQTALLGHEEIGTDHLLLALLDDPTSTGAQILTALASLPISEMRQHLRHELAHRPTPGPAHRIPIRLSNDEYTRAHAAAHTAGQNLETWIHDRITDALEQPE, via the coding sequence ATGTCAGCGCACCGGCGGGCTCCGCCCCGGCCGCGGGGCACATCCCGATCACCGGCGAAGACGAAGAAGGTCCCCGAGGGCAGTCTGCGCCAGACGGCCCTGCTCGGGCACGAGGAGATCGGCACCGACCACCTCCTCCTAGCCCTGCTCGACGACCCCACCTCCACCGGCGCTCAAATCCTCACCGCCCTCGCATCCCTACCCATCAGCGAAATGCGCCAGCACCTCAGACACGAACTCGCCCACAGGCCCACCCCAGGCCCCGCCCACCGCATCCCCATCCGGCTCAGCAACGACGAATACACCCGCGCCCACGCCGCCGCCCACACCGCCGGCCAGAACCTCGAAACCTGGATCCACGACCGCATCACCGACGCCCTCGAACAACCCGAATAG
- a CDS encoding IS5 family transposase (programmed frameshift), whose protein sequence is MVDELSLRLVPDALWEIVEPLIPPFVARPQGGGSAPADDRAVFTAIVYVLTSGCAWRHLPPSFGVTVPTAHRRFSAWVRDGVFEKLHREVLDQLGSAGELDWTAAILDAASVRAKKGSLTGPSPVDRGKKGSKIHVLSETNGIPLVVGVTGANTHDSTMLQPMVAALPATKSRRGPRRRKPGKLRADKGYDYDIHRRWLRERGIVPRIARRGIERNDRLGRYRWKIERTIAWLTGYRRMTIRYERYGEHFAGFLHLAAALTCFKKTSHMRHALSSP, encoded by the exons GTGGTAGATGAGTTGTCACTGAGGTTGGTGCCGGATGCGTTGTGGGAGATAGTCGAACCGTTGATTCCGCCTTTTGTCGCCCGGCCGCAGGGAGGTGGCAGTGCCCCCGCCGATGACCGAGCGGTGTTCACCGCGATCGTGTATGTGCTCACCAGCGGATGTGCGTGGCGGCACCTGCCACCGTCCTTCGGGGTGACCGTGCCGACCGCGCATCGACGGTTCAGTGCCTGGGTGCGGGATGGGGTGTTCGAAAAACTCCATCGCGAGGTGCTCGACCAACTCGGTAGTGCGGGCGAACTCGACTGGACGGCAGCAATCCTGGACGCGGCGAGCGTCCGGGCA AAGAAGGGTTCGCTGACCGGCCCCAGTCCCGTCGACCGCGGCAAGAAGGGATCGAAGATCCACGTCCTATCCGAAACAAATGGAATCCCACTGGTCGTGGGTGTGACCGGGGCGAACACCCACGACAGCACGATGCTGCAACCGATGGTGGCCGCGCTTCCGGCGACGAAGTCCAGGCGCGGACCACGCCGACGCAAGCCGGGAAAGCTTCGCGCCGACAAGGGCTACGACTACGACATTCACCGACGGTGGCTGCGCGAACGAGGCATCGTCCCGCGGATCGCCCGCCGTGGCATCGAGCGAAACGATCGCCTCGGCCGGTACCGGTGGAAGATCGAACGCACCATTGCCTGGCTCACCGGCTACCGGCGTATGACCATCCGCTACGAACGCTACGGCGAACACTTCGCTGGCTTCCTTCACCTCGCCGCCGCACTCACCTGCTTCAAAAAAACTTCCCACATGAGACACGCTCTAAGCAGCCCGTAG
- a CDS encoding hydroxymethylglutaryl-CoA lyase, translating to MTTPLEPVWRPAPREFADPSLPSAVRVYEVGPRDGLQAESALVPTAVKAEFCRRLVAAGVRSLEVTSFVSPKWIPQLADADALMAELDLPDTVRQVVLAPNERGLERALTAGAREIAVFVSATETFARKNLNTTVAEALDNARPVIDGASADGIGTRGYISMCFGDPWEGRVDPRRVADIAAQLTGMGCSSISLGDTIGVATPGHVRAVLDAVQAAGVPIGSIAGHFHDTYGQALSNVHAALLAGVTEFDTAAGGLGRCPYAKGATGNLATEDLVWMLHGLGIHTGIDLDALTDTSRWMAGHIGHPSPSRVATALTAARA from the coding sequence ATGACCACCCCTCTCGAACCGGTGTGGCGTCCGGCGCCCCGCGAGTTCGCCGACCCGTCGCTGCCGTCTGCGGTTCGCGTGTACGAGGTCGGACCGCGCGACGGGCTCCAGGCCGAGTCGGCCCTCGTGCCCACCGCGGTCAAGGCGGAGTTCTGCCGCCGGCTCGTCGCCGCCGGGGTCCGATCACTCGAGGTGACGAGTTTCGTTTCCCCGAAATGGATTCCGCAACTCGCCGACGCCGACGCGCTGATGGCCGAACTCGACCTCCCCGACACCGTCCGCCAGGTCGTGCTGGCCCCAAACGAGCGGGGGCTGGAGCGGGCGCTCACCGCCGGCGCCCGGGAGATCGCCGTCTTCGTCAGCGCCACCGAGACGTTCGCCCGGAAGAACCTGAACACCACCGTCGCCGAGGCGCTCGACAACGCCCGGCCGGTCATCGACGGTGCGTCCGCCGACGGAATCGGCACCCGTGGCTACATCTCGATGTGCTTCGGTGATCCGTGGGAGGGGCGGGTCGATCCCCGCCGTGTCGCCGACATCGCCGCGCAACTGACGGGCATGGGATGCTCGTCGATCTCGCTCGGCGACACCATCGGCGTCGCCACCCCCGGCCACGTCCGCGCAGTGCTCGACGCCGTGCAGGCCGCGGGCGTTCCGATCGGCTCCATCGCGGGACACTTCCACGACACCTACGGCCAGGCGCTGTCCAACGTGCACGCCGCACTGCTCGCGGGCGTCACCGAATTCGACACCGCGGCAGGGGGACTCGGCAGATGCCCCTACGCGAAGGGCGCCACCGGGAATCTCGCCACCGAGGACCTGGTGTGGATGCTGCACGGCCTCGGCATCCACACGGGCATCGATCTCGACGCACTGACCGACACCTCCCGCTGGATGGCCGGGCACATCGGTCATCCCAGCCCGTCGCGGGTGGCGACGGCCCTGACCGCCGCCCGCGCCTAG